The DNA window ACGTGTCGTctgtatgtacatatgtgcGAATGAGGATGAAATAACGAACGAGCCTTTTGTGTGCGGAACGAGCTTCGTGGGCTCGGGGCATTTGAAAGATCGCTGCTGAGCAAACGTGACTTGAATAAGAATAATCACGACAGCTCCGCAGATAATTACGGCTACAGTTTGGCATAACGTGTAGCCCGGTCTACTCGGCACGTACgttcttagaaaaaaaaatttttcgtttacgAACATCCGCTCAGTCTCTGTAGTGCATTTGAAGAGAGTGGAATTCAAAAGTTGTGTGAAAGGGATCTTACAGAATGACGTTTCAATTCTGACTCGGCTTACACGGTTGCGTTTACTATAAACGTGACGGTGTTGCAGTTCTGGAGCGTGTCGCAATTGGCAGACTTTGAGTAATCAACAACGGCGTCGACTTATGTCGAAATTGACTTGGACGtaagaaacttgaaaaaagaaaaacaaacaaacacaaATGCCTACAAGATGATTTTTGGCTTTGAAAATTGCCAGAATCGATCGTGTATCGCGTGTTGCAACGTAAAGAACGTCCTTGCATTTATTAATATACTTGGTTGCCGGTGTGTAGCTAAGAACCAAGGAGATGTTCAGCTTCTCCGAAAGTGTGAATTTTCACGTTACGAACCAACAGTGAAGTCAACTTCTTTCCTTGCATCCGTTGAATCGAGAATCACCGAGATATTCTCATCGTCAAGTAATTCGAACGATTCGAAGTAAACCATGAGAAgtattacaaattttacacTGTTAGAGCAGCTGGACTTGAGGCGATTCAACGCAGTTAGGGAGACTCGCTCGCTTGGCCCACTTACGAGTTGCGTTAGAGACTTGTTATCGAATGCAAACAGAGGCGTGCATTGTTCGCTATGGAATTTAGGGATCAGTTTCATTTCAAGGGGCCGGTTGAGAGATTTGGCTTTACTGCGAATGCCGGCGATGAATCGTTCGATCAGTTTTACGACCGACACAGTTGGCTGACCAGCTGTCATAATATAACAATCTTGTGTTTTATTGCCGGGCTGATAAACAATTATAGGTGAACACAGGGATGCGTATCGATCTAACTTTTCTTCCTCAATCAAGATTTTACAAATCGTACAACAGCAGCGTACTTCGGTGTCTACCAGCAAAATTTACACGTATAGACTTCAGGTCTTATGGGACGTGTATGCGTAACTAAAAGTGAGTCTCGCTGATAATATTGAACActtcgcaattttgaaaaatgtatcaaaaGTCCTGAATTTTTGGAACACTTTTCGTAAAATCGTTATACATTACACTGAAGAAGTTTTAGAGACTTGAAACAAATAGTTTCATAAATAGAGCGTTAGAGTATTTGGGAAAgggaaaatttccaaaaaaattcatacctaTTCagtagaataataatttaataataataacaacaacaacaacaacaacaacaacaacaacaacaacaacaacaacaacaacaacaacaacaacaacaacaacaacaacaacaacaataataataataataataataataataataatgatttattGCCAGAATTAATTTCGAATGTACAGTAAGCTTAAATGTGAGGTCCCTACAGGGGGTATGAAAAAAACTGCCAActaatattaaatttaaagacaacAATTAGACTACACAAGAAGATCTATCGTTTAAATGATTCTActcaataataaaatacttAATATTCGTAAAACCACAAAATCAATTCATTCTAtacgaaacaaacaaaaaggTCACTAGAGATTTGTTACACAAAtctttgtttaaataatttattaacatCTTTTTCgcattattaatatataaaatgaattttattattatcttggttgtgattgatttttttgagactttaatttcattgtgaagtattcaatattctcaccgagactcacttttggttTAGAATATATACGTCCCATAAGACCTTAAATGATTGATTCAGAACACAGTTTTCGGAAGAGCctaaagttagtaacgttatcgtaacgaaatatGGGGAAGAAAAATCTTCATTGAGGAATTTTAGAACGACCTTCTAGGagtttgattttaaaaatgttaatatgttttgtttatcatgGCTGAGTAAGTTTTGGACAATTCTAAAGGTAggaagtaacgatttttccgaaacacgcatcgttacagtaacgttattaacttcaacctcgtctTCTCGGAAACGCGATAGCTTCAAGGTACTGTTCACGGCGAAGTCTTATCACCGGAAGTGAAGCGGTATCGGTCGGTCAAGTATTCACTAACCTTGTTAATTTTAACctagatttttcattcgaaaagtAAGCAATAATACTCCCCCCCTTCTTTCACCTTGGAAAAGCTTTTATATGATAATGTAAACGAGTTCCGGAAGTATTTGCTTTGCACAATATTAATATGCGCGTAGGCGCGCTTTTGATTAATTTCGAAGCATTGACCGCACACCAGCAGGTGCCAAAATATGAACATATGCGgtacatgtatttatatacacatgtagGTGTAGGTATATTTATAGCTGGGTACGTTTGGTGAAATTAATAACGCAAGTAAATAACGTGTTTTCATCTGCATTATAATTACGTGAAAGCGTACTTGTACTGGCCTGGTCGACAGTTGCATAGTTCGATTCGTTTCTCTTGCGAGACAAGGATAACTCGCTGCTCAGCCTAGCGGTGAAAGATGTCACCGAGTTCCCTGTTCCGATGTTAAGCCACTTACAAATCGATGCGGCGCCACCTGGTGGAAATAATTTAGACGCCTAACCACAAAATTGGTTTTGCTAATAAGTAGAGAAATTCGGAAACTTTCGTAGTTCTGACATAGAATTTTTCATAGGTTATCGTCggattttataaacaattgcAGATTCGCAAATGGATATCATTTGTTGTCGAATattgtgaaattcttggattaGAAAAGTATCAAATGTTAGTTACTTTCACAAGACTCGCATATTGCGACAAGgtgagtttaaaaatatacgaCAGATTCTCTAAATCCGTCTGGAATATGTTCAAAACATAAGATCAGTTTCTGAATGCAGAACGAAATTCTGCTAGgtactttttttaattgtctGCCGTAAGTTTTCCTCGTGAGAGATATGCGACATCTAGCGGTGGTTCAAAAATTCATGGAGTTCACAAGAACTTGCATTTTTCAACGGAATTCTAATAATACTACGAGagaaaaatctattttctCCGTGTGGGAAATTGTTAATCATCTTTTATAgaaagttgtaaatttttataatttttcgtaaaaaattttttgatttcatatgcaaaatattacaattttcgaCGCCTTTCGACAATTTCCTACGATTTTCAACGAACTGCACTTTATCGCAGTTTGgcgtagaaattatttttaccagGGGTGGAACATTTTTCGACGATTCTGGTGTAAATCCAACGTTTGAAATTCTAAGGGAAATTTCACGGAGACCTTTAcgctggaaactttttttgtatcgtgacgtcatcgcgtGGCACGAGGCGCGTTTCGAATCGATAAGCGTCGCAGCTGTGACGTCACCGCAACCCCTTATACGCCTGTATCCATAAACGTGTAAAACTCACCGAACCACCGCGGGTAAATTAtcataaatttataatgaGGTTCGTACCTGGATACGCGTACAATATAGGTGTAGATAAAATCGCGCTTAACGATCAAGCTCGCGCTTTCGATCCGAACCCTTTGTAATCGTCGAAACGTGATTATAACTTTGAAATAGAAAGCTTTAGTCAATATTTTATACTCTAGGCTGGGTGCTCGGCTAGATGTGCTGTCTAATCTTCTCTGGCCATTAAGCAACTGTTACTTTCAAACTGTCTGCGGGAATCTCTTGCTAGAGTCGAGAAATATACGTAGAAGCGAAGTAATTGCCAGAAAGAGAGATCTAAAATGAATTATTGTTCGGTGGGTACCGCACCGGATGTGCAGGGTAGGTATATGAGCGTTAGAATCTTGGAAGCTAGAAAAGTATAAGAAGCCGTCTAAAAACAAACTTGAATCACCGCTGTATGATATTTTAATCGTCATTGGTCGAAGATCGGGAAAACTGTTGGTAAACGTttcttaaatttaaatttctttcttaAATTTCGTGCAAcagcgaaaatattttgagaaaTGACGAGAAATTCTTTCGTTTAGATTTTCGAATATCAATTTTCCTGTAATCACGGGGGACGTAGCTGCGTAAGGAGAACTCGTTACGTACGTCCAATTTACGACGCTGTGTGAACTCCTTTTAACTCTTTGCCTATGCCATAATGTACGTAGACAGAACATACTTATATCTATACTTAGGTCgcttttatatacatacatacatatcgCGTGCAGAACTTTGAGCGCACATGCGCAAAGACATGTGGTTATTTCGAACGGATGACGTCAGCGGCAGCCACTCGTGAGGCCACTGACAGCCCGTGACGAAACCTTCGCCTCTATACCGTCTGTTTCtgatgtaatgaaaaataaaataatcctCGCCGAAGCGATGACGCCGCCGGTCTGCAGTGTATacgtacactgagagaaatttttagttccggttaccgctcagcctttaactatttttattttttaccacaatcgaaaaatatagttccaaggagaaaataaaaattagttttctagctgttaccgaaaagtatagtatccgttgctgttctttctcattacgatcgctgttgctatatttttttgcaactgttgcgaaaatttaacgctcgtgcaacgataaattgacgttgaagccttatttaactaaaaaagtagagtaaacctcacaaactgattttgcgttgcaattaccaaaaaaggatcgacagtagcgcaaaatggttagacGTACcacgtttttcgtaattccaacaatattcaaaaagttttttaacgatacctggtttactcaatttttctagttaccgtaacagatgaaatttttctcagtgcataCACGTCGTTGAAAATGAGACCGGTTATCTCAAGTCGGCTTTGGGgatttgtaaaaatgtttttttttttaaatattgcaaaaatactaaacgaataaaaagatACTTTTATTTGCTTCCGAAagttcgttttcttctttagGAATTCCCTATCTCAAATTTGTCTCAAAAAAATCTGGCTTCATAATTTCGGAAGCAGATACACacaatacaaatatttttacaatatcgCAGGGTTGATTTTTGGCAACGGATTGATTACTGCGAATTGGAATGCACTCAGCGTGCGGCGCAAAGACTTCCATGTCATTTGTACCCAAGTTCTTATTAACGTCACGCGacttatatttatacattatcGTTAGTTTACATTCGCTATGGACAAACCGCGCTGTAATGAGCGAATTAATTATGCGCGTCGCGCACGTGTTGGAATTCATGATTGAGATGTGTATATGTTTTGACATCCCTACGCATATGCACGTCGCGATTAGTGTCAGCTTCTATTATAAGCCCGCATGTGATTTTTCCCTACTTTCACCAACTCGACAAAACGTAACATAACTGGTTTCAATACTATACCTACATTTCGATGTTGGGAGTATTATCAATAACCCGTCGTAGACTGTGCGTCAATCATTAACATAATTATAGATAAAGGTAGTGTCAATAAACTTTTGGAAAGCCAATTAATTCGGATAAGTTTTCCTTGTTGCTGCATCGAAGCGTCGAATTCCATCGGCGGGTCTCCAATACTTTGCGCTTCATTGACAGGGGATGAACTTATAGCTGTGACCAAGGGCTGTTACAGCTTTGAAAGCGATCGATCGACGGGTGGAGCGTCATTTTCCTACTCGTAGGGTCTGATAGGTTTGTTCCTTCGCAGATTGAAGCGATAGATCGATAGGATAAGACAGGGACGTGGAAGATCAGAGCCTCTGATATTTTTAAGGAAATTCATGTACATGCATGGGTCAACGAGCTGATAGTATGGTATGGTACAAATtgtcaaacaaatttttaacatgGCTGTTTATActgaagaagaaataatcGCGAAAACGCACGAGATAATGTTGAATATGTGATATTGTCTCTAAGCTAATTAGCGGATATATCACGTACATAAATAATGTAGTACGATAATGGTTCGAATTAAAGGAAAGAATAATATGAGTCACGCATATACGCGGCAGTAGCCggaacgtaaaaatttatacgtaaCAAGTAGAGAGCCTATGTCATCGGCTATAAATTGCTCCAAGGAGTGGCTGCACACTGACCACcaattatacctatataatgTTGCTTAACGATAATGAAATTGTGACGCAATTATAAAAGCAGATATTCGTATAAACTCGATTGAAATGCTTATATCATTACGCGAAATAgcttgttataaaaaatacgattaacatagcatttaattttaatttgttcAAACGGCGCAGCTTTATACCCGTTTTCAGGACTTTTTACGTATTAGTATTACAAATTGAATCAACAAACACCGTACATacgttgaaaatttagatTATCTCTGCGAAGAGTAAATACGGTGAACAATTATTGTTCAGAAAGCAGTTCTCTGGTttgattcattattttcaacactttcAGTTTTCCGGGATATTGAATGGTGCCGGTTTTTTTGAACGGTGTAAGAAATTATTGTTTCTCTTAGTGCCAAGGTTGTAGCCGAGCGTAAGAGGAATCCAATGATATGCGACAAAGCCTCCTTCCCATGCCTTATTCGTGAGTTATTGCGTATTGAATAAGAACGCCAGAACGGCGTTGCCCCAACTAGCGGTCGAGCACTAGCGCGATCGGCTCGCGCGCTAGTCACACTTTCCTCGCTGGCTACTCTCATGCTTCCAGACGCGATATGTCCTCACAGAATCGTCAGAATGTCGCTTTGTTAGGTATCGTTGGAATCCTCTCGACGTCCGCTACAAGGTCCACGTAGACAAGCGCctcaatttttcacccacGAAATTTTTATAGCTCAAATACCTGATTCAAAATGCCTAATCCTTGGCACGGACACGTGTGTTGATACGAGAAATATACTACGGCACGCGGTTTTCTTTGGCtataagaaatattcaatGAAAACACGCAGATCGGTTTGCGGATAAGGGTGTGAAGATACGGTTCGAGAGTCGTGGCTTGTGTTACGGGATCCAGTGGATGATAGACGGTCCGTAAcccgttttcattttttaccgaatTTAATTCTGGATCCCCACCACACCAGAACCGGCCAAGGTCTCTCGTTCGCTGTACGGTTCGCGATTACTCAGGCGACCATGGTTTCGGCAGACGTGATATCATGGCTAATTAAAAACCTGACCGCAGGCATGCATGTAACTATGAATTTCTCATGTAACAACGCTAAAAGTTGGTGAAAACTAATTTTGTGTGCTCCGTATTGACTTTCTGCTTATGTCACTGCTACTCTACGGAGTTCCGTGCGATGTTCAGCTGTGCGTGGAAGAGAAAACTAGGAACCACGAGTGAACGGAGAACTGCGATCCGTTAGGTTTGGATTCAAGCGCACCTTTCCTtctgtattattatacttacGGCTTACCAGTCGTAGAGTAGAAATTATCGTCCCTGAACCATTTTACTTTACAACGAGGTGGCAGCTAGATTAAAGCGGTGTGGACTTGTTTGATTCATGCGGttcatttcaaatgaaatttgttggCAGATTGTCTATCtggttaaaaaattgtgtCAATCGTATAAAATTGTGATCtcgtgcattttttttatgcctatACGCCaaccgaaaaatttcattacttttctCTTTAACATCAACTCATGTTCCATACCACTACAGGAAATTCAAAGGAATCGGCAGCGAAACGTgatattgtaataaaacaaaGCCTGCGCTGTTTTTGCACGCCGTTTACATGTCTGCATACACAGTTTGGATAAGAAGGCGTTGGTAAACAAATTAAAAGGAAGCTAAGAATAACTCAAGCATTTTATCTTCAGTCGCGACCTCATTATACGTACATGCCAGTCGCTGACACGCATTTACGTCCGTTTCTGATCACTTCACTTTTTCTTATACCGAAGGGCCAAAACTTACATAACACTGAATGAGTGACACACATAATTTTActcgctaaaaaaaaaaaactaaactaGTTTAAGTGCAGTTggatgttattattttatatcttaGTTAGGCAATCATCACAAATTTAGCCTCAATGATGGCAATGAAAACAGATTGTTATGATAACAAAAGTTCAACCATGGAATTGACATTTTCCAATCACTTGTGTATCTCATCAATCGAACTCGTTAgtgaactcaaaattttgacacgCAGCAAGTcgaaaaaatgtgaattttttttaaatacaaaaattccTCGAAGATGAATCGATCATTTTAGAATAATTTCTCGcctaattttttgtatatacGGTAAGAAAATAAACAGGCTTAAAGACAAAATTAATGGCCGAGTAAATAAATCTTTCTTCAAACTTCTCTCGTATAAAACAAAGTTCCATTATATATAAACATGtttcaatttccattttttcttcagttcCCATGTACTgcagtgtaaaaaaaaatatatgagaCGTATATTTGTAATGTGGATTGCGTGTGACCTTTATAGGGGCAATTGCAAGAGGCAGTATTACGGATAAGGATAACGATTCGAGGTTTGTGGTTTTGGTGGGAACATCAAATCAACTAGTCGTTCCCACAAATCAATTCCTTTGTTTACATTATTCGTGTGTAGAAATTAGTCGGGTTAGAAATCAATGTCCTACATGTAGGCCATGGCAGCGGATCACGCGATGTAAAAATATGGTGAATTCTCAGAGCTATGTTACAGTTACCGATCGATCATGCATAGAAAATGAGAAGTTGGCGCAGTCGTACGGTTGTAAAGATGTGCATAcaccgaatttgaaaaattacgctCGTGCAGAAGGGTCATCAGTTACTGTTTTTCACTCACAAAAGATGTATTCGTGTGCTTTTTAAAGTTAAGCACAGCACAAGAAACCCAATGTTCAATCCGTATAGATTTACACAACGTGTCTCGCTGCAGGATTGGTTTcctggtttttcttttttcttttttattatttatatcctGTTACATCTCGAGCGAAGTAACTAGATCCAACCAGGTACTGTAATTACACTAATTATATACATTCGGGTACCGTACACGAAGCGATGAAAAACCATTTTAGTCTTGGATGCACGAAACTGTTTAGCGTATTTGCAACTCGATCCAGTGTCCGCAGTTACATACGATATAGTCTATTTGCTCCAACTTACCAGCTAATTATCTACTTTCAGCATGGTGTCGGTGTCGAGTTCGTGCGGGTTCTTCCCGAGACGCATTCACCCGTCCTTTCGAACATCTTCTGCGAATGCGACTCGAAGGACGACGTCGTAAGTGTGTTTTAACCGAATTATAAATAACGCTCCAGCGTTGAATAATCGTCACGATCGATGACGTAGCATCATCTACCCCTGAGTAATTATTCGTTGACAATTGCGTGACGTTGTGTATTTACAGACAATTACCTGCGACTGCGAAGCGACGCCGGCTCTTCAGCTAAAAGCGTTCCGACAGCGAGGTGAAAAGGTCGAAGCCAGTCACTATCGCGTCAACGTCAACCGTTTCCGAGCGCGACTTCACTTGGTCTGTATCACAGAAAAGCTGCTGCTGGATCTGAAGTGCGACGGATGGCCGGAGGTTCGTTAAATGTTTACCTAGTAGTTGACTATACCAAGTAAATCTCACCCTCGTGCTCTTCTTCTCCTGCTACGGAGCACTGCCAATTAGTGATCATTGAGAATTTCAGTGACGAACCTTTACCAACGCGGTAGACTTCGCCTGTTCATTCAACCGATTGAATTGTCAACGAAATTGTTACCGAACGCTTCACCCCCAGGTCAAGGTGTCTCTGGCTCCGGTTGGAACCATAAAGAAGGACCTGGACGAGAGCCAGCTGCAAGAGGTCGTGACCGAGATCGTCGTCGGTGCGCTTCGTGGCACCAACGTTCATCTGAACCTCGTACAGTACCCAACCTGCCCCAGACTATGGAGAGAACCACCACCGCAGCCGGGATTCTCCCTGCCTCTTCACTACGACAGTATGGTGAGCAAAGTTTTTTAAAGAGGTAAGAATTAGTAGGTGGTTAAAAAAGTGGACCAATTCTGGGAACTTGTTTATCCACCACCATTGCAACGATTCAATTTGATAGgggtttgttttattcaagaGGTTTCTTTTATTCACAAATTTATAATGGCAAGGAGGGTAAACTATCCAACAACGCTTTCTctaaatttgaagtaaatcgGTTGAACCGTTTCTGCGATATCGCGCAAACATTGCACGGAGTTAAATGGCCAACGTTACTGCGAATGACATGGATTCCAAAAGTTCATCCTCCTTTTCAGTCCCCTATACACATTCGTATGATTAAACCTCCTCGATTTGATATTGGTGCGATTCACATGTATCCTCTGTTTACCGGtgataaataaacgaataaacgaaCACGTTCCCCAATTCGCTTTGCTTGTAGAATTATTCGAATACAGTGACAGATCAACAACATCTTCAGATCCACCAGAGGCACTCCCCTACCATGCAATACGCCCGTGGCGATCGACGACTTTTGGTCAAGATTGTGAAGGCATCCGATATCGGTGGTGCCGAAGGGTGCAAGGAACCCTACTGCGTTGTAGAACTCGACGAACCACCacagaaaaatcaaacttcCATCAAAAAGGACAACGTCAACAATCCGCATTGGGACGAAGCTTTCTTGTTGTAAGTTTCATGTATTGAAACACCATCGGTGGGACAGTCACTTGTACGGTTACTCGATTCGTGTAAATTAACCGCTCGGACGAAGGTGTTGAATTCTCGTAGCTATTCATTAATTCTCTAAATACCCCCCAAATCCACAAAGTCATGCGAACGTTTTTCGTGCCGGATTCTTTACGGTCTCAAAGAACTTCCGGGAACCCTGGGAGGTCTTTGTTGAATGTCTTATTGTgagatgaaatttcttttcagcGACGTTAGTCAGAACACGTCAGAGGTGCTGCTGGAGGTTTACGACCACGTTAATAAAGGGCAGCGTTTCCTGGGACTTGGGATCGTGGGTGTGGAGGAATTGCTGATCAACCCTAGTCAGAGGCAAATCATACCTCTGCAGGCTCGACCTTATGAACAGGACGAAGTTACGGGGACCCTGACAGTCGAGGTAGCATGAGGCGTGTCACTGACATTCCCTTTTTTCGACAGGGGATTTTTGGGCTTCGCTATGTACTGTACCGAGCATCGAGTCGGACCGATGTCCTCGCATTTGTTCGTTGCTCCTACAACTTTGTTCCGTTTGACCATTGCGAATGCTTCGATGGCGCGGCTAGTCTCACTCGATATTTCAACTTTCAGTTCCTCTTCATCGAAGGCGCCGAGGTGCCGCAGATCGGGACCAAACCGTACAAAGTCAAAGAGAGCATCAAGCCGGTCCAATCGCCGACCCGTAGCTACACACCAACAAAACATCTGAACAACACTAGCTTAAATTACAACAACGGTAACAGCACCTTTATCTTATACGATTCTGGCAGTCAGTCTCCAGGGGGTGGTAATTATGATATACACAGTCGATTATTCCGTGTGGTCTACCCTCTGATCGTAGTACGCCgccaacagtttttttttttttgtcatagTTTTTATACTTTCCAACCTCTCCCATTACATCCGTTCTTATCGTACCTTTccatttattaatttctcaatttttaatttcttatcgTGTTCACTTTTTGTCCATATATATGGTTACTCGGTTTTGTACCCATGTGTTGTCTTTACcccgttttcgttttttaaccTCTCTCTTTTCCTTATGTGTTTATTGACTGGTCGTTGTATAGAATTTGGGGAAATCGACATTAGACTAGACTTCAGTTTATCCATTTTTGATTGCTTGACGATCAGAAACCAGAACGTTGCATATGAAGTTTCGGTCCGATTTCAGATTACCTCTCCAATGGGAATGGGCTCGATTCTCCGTACAGGACGGGCCAATTCAACGGGAACAAAGGGACGCTGATAGTCCACAGCCAGCAGAGAGTAAGTTTGGTTTTGTTCAGCTACAGACTAAGAGTGGAatcattgaaatttgtttgatAAAACATTCGGATCCCATTCTGTTGTCATTAACAAAAATGCATACTGTTTTCTCTTTACAGCAGCCAGAGCGACAGATCGTCAAGGTACGAGACATTACACCATCATCATCTTTCGAATTGTTgtctaaaattttaatttgcaTCTTGTGTCTGTGGAATTTCAAGAGTTTAGCTTCAAATCCCGTGTACAGTAACAAATGACGCATCTGCCATTTTGTTTTATCTTATTTAACAAGCAGACTTTTGTTGGTATACATTATCTCTGTATTGTCTTTTTGGATATATGTTGTACTGACTACTGAGTTTGAAACGTGCGGGATTCCGTTGACGATTAAAAAGATTTTGGAAAGTACGATCGGACaggtttcgaaaaaattttgaaattctgatgCCGACTTGAATAATTCATcggtatttttattaaaatcagcTGGCAGCTAAGGTAGAGAACTCACCAGACGAGAGACTGACTTTCCAAACCTAAATTTCAGAGCCTAATAATAACGAATGCTGAGTGCCGTGTGTTTACTAATCCAACAGGTTGCACTGACGGAAGCTGGAAATTGGCAAGAAGTCTCGCCTGAGGTAATTGCTTgttgtttttcctttcctctccCGTTTGATGTACTCTGCAGCTAAAAATCTTTAACTCTTGCAAAAAGATAGCCGATCGATGTCGTGCAGTCATCATTAGACacatatttttcgtcactCAGAGCCATTAAAAAAGCCTATTCTATCTTTCAGCACGGTACAAAAGTCAACAGCACGGGATCGGGTCCAGAAAGCACTCCGAATTCCTCAAATTCTGAAGGACTCAGAGGTTCGTAAGGTCGCGAGTTTTCTCGccatcaattatttaaacgataattttttaccaagcCAATTTTATTCTTGCAGAGAGAGGTAGGACGCGGAGAAAACGCCGGGACTTTTTTGGGACTATAAAGAGGCGCCTTGGCCGATCAAAGAACAGGAGTCGGTCTGTCGGACCCGAAGGTGATGCACCGTACGAAGAAGCCCATTCGAGGTCGATATCAGCCGACAGAGCTCGTGATCCTGGCTCAGGTGAGGATACCATGAACATAacgcgaacaaaaaataataatttctatagTATGAAATAATCGCAGACTGTCGTTATTATTACGTTATCGTTCAACACTGACTTAACACTCGGGATTTTTGGCa is part of the Neodiprion virginianus isolate iyNeoVirg1 chromosome 5, iyNeoVirg1.1, whole genome shotgun sequence genome and encodes:
- the LOC124306221 gene encoding uncharacterized protein LOC124306221 isoform X8, encoding MFLDSNWTWLAERWGNMADLAERVDDLICSFDSAGDTTMDTLSMLVFGWMLFGLIVLCVGKYVYNRFALNAIGASGSVKDGHGFAAHATVDGVVTPGAGASVGGPGAGGLKGSAQNSRNASSPVSVSLKSSSIGAGPGNLAAGPGGGGGGSSGYVPPTPPVRKRLTRKTSGPLISPARSSRALHLPTATGADAEAVRWVNELIVWLHSDLVILNELLATWVISLNEFTAGSVEEHGVGVEFVRVLPETHSPVLSNIFCECDSKDDVTITCDCEATPALQLKAFRQRGEKVEASHYRVNVNRFRARLHLVCITEKLLLDLKCDGWPEVKVSLAPVGTIKKDLDESQLQEVVTEIVVGALRGTNVHLNLVQYPTCPRLWREPPPQPGFSLPLHYDSMNYSNTVTDQQHLQIHQRHSPTMQYARGDRRLLVKIVKASDIGGAEGCKEPYCVVELDEPPQKNQTSIKKDNVNNPHWDEAFLFDVSQNTSEVLLEVYDHVNKGQRFLGLGIVGVEELLINPSQRQIIPLQARPYEQDEVTGTLTVEFLFIEGAEVPQIGTKPYKVKESIKPVQSPTRSYTPTKHLNNTSLNYNNDYLSNGNGLDSPYRTGQFNGNKGTLIVHSQQRQPERQIVKHGTKVNSTGSGPESTPNSSNSEGLRERGRTRRKRRDFFGTIKRRLGRSKNRSRSVGPEGDAPYEEAHSRSISADRARDPGSGLLSVPGREEQSRRSSLSEASAVSGTSTRTYLNEASTLVLETLENGIKKHYLVPLSLAQKSKWRKKGTKLHIFNDHTFIAKHMPGGTICEVCKRTLARRLGKQGYECRDCQLKCHKHCHVKVDSTCSSSTIQSIELTYIKNTQHERKPSTRLC